Proteins found in one Gadus macrocephalus chromosome 23, ASM3116895v1 genomic segment:
- the LOC132452700 gene encoding gap junction gamma-1 protein-like, whose translation MAWDFLTSLLDEISNHSTFVGKTWLTLFIVFRIVLTAVGGESIYEDEQSSFVCNTLQPGCENVCYDAFAPLSHIRFWVFQVIVITTPTVLYLGFAMHKIARMDDSEYRPRPRQRLPSVSRGAGRDHQEAEANCEEDHVIPEENEPEKDAGDKAPEKLRRKHDGRRRIKRDGLMKAYVFQLTARATFEGAFLYGQYLLYGLEVPPSYVCTRPPCPRTVVCFVSRPTEKTIFLRVMYGVSALCLLFTALEILHLGVSGVRDCLCGRRPPCSPRHPEGRADASPALGPPPGYHSMLRKDPVGEIVFRDSLADSGRESLGDKAFSRELERLRRDLKPAQQRQDRAHQHEECSPPRSSCPETDGTAAEQNRLDSAQKKEGSSYEKGEPTVCGLRSPISC comes from the exons ATGGCCTGGGACTTCCTGACGAGTCTGCTCGACGAGATTTCCAACCACTCGACGTTCGTGGGCAAGACCTGGCTCACGCTGTTCATCGTGTTCCGCATCGTGCTGACAGCGGTGGGCGGCGAGTCCATCTACGAAGACGAGCAGAGCAGCTTCGTCTGCAACACGCTGCAGCCCGGCTGCGAGAACGTCTGCTACGACGCCTTCGCGCCCCTCTCGCACATTCGCTTCTGGGTGTTCCAGGTGATCGTGATCACCACGCCCACCGTCCTCTACCTGGGCTTCGCCATGCACAAGATCGCCCGCATGGACGACTCGGAGTACCGGCCGCGTCCGCGGCAACGCCTGCCGTCGGTGAGCCGTGGCGCCGGCCGCGACCACCAGGAGGCGGAGGCCAACTGCGAGGAGGACCACGTGATCCCGGAGGAGAACGAGCCGGAGAAGGACGCCGGCGACAAGGCGCCGGAGAAGCTGCGCCGCAAGCACGACGGGCGCCGGCGCATCAAGCGCGACGGGCTCATGAAGGCGTACGTCTTCCAGCTGACGGCGCGCGCCACCTTCGAGGGGGCCTTCCTGTACGGCCAATACCTCCTGTACGGCCTGGAGGTGCCGCCGTCGTACGTGTGCACGCGCCCGCCCTGCCCGCGCACAGTGGTCTGCTTCGTGTCGCGGCCCACCGAGAAGACCATCTTCCTGCGGGTCATGTACGGCGTCAGCGCCCTGTGCCTGCTCTTCACGGCGCTGGAGATCCTGCACCTGGGCGTCAGCGGCGTGCGCGACTGCCTTTGCGGACGCAGGCCGCCCTGCAGCCCTCGCCACCCAGAGGGCCGTGCTGATGCGTCTCCGGCCCTCGGCCCGCCCCCCGGCTACCACTCGATGCTGAGGAAGGACCCCGTGGGCGAGATCGTGTTCCGGGACAGCCTGGCGGACTCGGGCCGCGAGTCGTTGGGCGACAAGGCGTTTTCCCGGGAGCTGGAGCGGCTGCGGCGGGATCTGAAGCCGGCCCAGCAGCGCCAGGACCGGGCCCACCAGCACGAGGAGTGCAGCCCGCCGCGGAGCAGCTGCCCCGAGACCGACGGCACGGCGGCGGAGCAGAACCGCCTCGACTCCGCCCAGAAGAAGGAGGGCAGTTCCTACGAGAAAGGGGAGCCAACC GTCTGCGGGCTTAGATCTCCCATCTCCTGCTGA